A genomic region of Manihot esculenta cultivar AM560-2 chromosome 15, M.esculenta_v8, whole genome shotgun sequence contains the following coding sequences:
- the LOC110602552 gene encoding uncharacterized protein LOC110602552 — protein sequence MKILFISLLAFILVIIQANAATENFWCSNPGTRCYGKYVRCPDECPSTSSQNPKAKVCYVNCNNPHCKPECKRRKPDCNTPGSSCYDPRFIGGDGVVFYFHGKSNENFNLVSDSNLHINGRFIGHRPAGRTRDFTWIQALGILFNSYTFSLEATKAATWDGEDDHLKFTYNGQDLVIPEGSLSIWYSPQKDVKVERVSSKNSVIVTLKDTAEILVNVVPVTKEDDRVHKYQVPANDCFAHLEVQFRFFNLSPMVDGVLGRTYRPDFENSAKPGVAMPVLGDEEKYKTPSLLSAKCESCIFSEGGSEQKTSSIIDFGTLDCTRGASAGYGIVCRK from the exons ATGAAGATCTTATTTATCAGTCTTCTCGCCTTCATTTTAGTTATCATACAAGCAAATGCAGCAACAGAAAATTTCTGGTGCAGCAACCCAGGAACCCGATGTTATGGCAAGTATGTGAGGTGCCCTGATGAATGCCCCAGCACTTCCTCACAAAACCCCAAGGCTAAAGTTTGCTATGTCAACTGTAACAATCCACATTGCAAGCCCGAGTGCAAAC GTCGCAAACCAGATTGTAACACCCCAGGATCGTCATGCTATGACCCCCGTTTTATTGGTGGTGATGGTGTTGTTTTCTATTTCCATGGCAAGAGCAATGAGAATTTCAACTTGGTATCAGATTCCAATCTCCATATTAATGGACGCTTCATTGGCCATAGGCCAGCAGGCAGAACCCGGGACTTCACTTGGATTCAAGCCCTGGGCATCTTGTTCAACTCTTACACCTTCTCCCTTGAGGCCACAAAAGCAGCAACTTGGGATGGGGAAGATGACCATCTAAAATTCACCTACAATGGGCAAGATTTAGTCATTCCTGAAGGCTCCCTCTCCATCTGGTACTCCCCACAGAAAGATGTCAAAGTAGAGAGAGTATCAAGCAAGAACAGTGTCATAGTCACCTTGAAAGATACTGCAGAGATTTTGGTCAATGTGGTGCCAGTGACTAAAGAAGATGACAGAGTCCATAAGTACCAAGTACCAGCTAACGACTGCTTTGCCCATTTGGAGGTGCAATTTAGATTCTTTAACCTGTCCCCTATGGTTGATGGAGTGTTGGGCAGGACATACAGGCCTGATTTTGAGAACTCAGCAAAGCCTGGTGTGGCAATGCCAGTTCTGGGAGACGAAGAGAAATACAAAACCCCATCGCTTCTCTCTGCAAAATGCGAATCTTGCATCTTCTCTGAAGGCGGCTCAGAACAAAAGACCTCATCGATAATAGATTTTGGCACCTTGGACTGCACCCGCGGGGCGTCTGCAGGATATGGAATTGTTTGCAGGAAGTAG